From Rutidosis leptorrhynchoides isolate AG116_Rl617_1_P2 chromosome 3, CSIRO_AGI_Rlap_v1, whole genome shotgun sequence, a single genomic window includes:
- the LOC139896036 gene encoding uncharacterized protein, protein METERSGSMKKRTAERTEAINKRTKFVEEKEPMPEDGAIVEVAEEDTETNGPVSEQMEVYMSQIHEKIDNFTQQVSELLESGKSFLKDLTTEFEERVIAIHKDQMEKWQEEIKELRDIDASNEEINALLQNAQLLLSRVHNDP, encoded by the exons ATGGAAACTGAAAGGAGTGGATCCATGAAGAAACGTACAGCTGAAAGGACTGAAGCCATAAATAAACGTACCAAATTT GTTGAAGAGAAGGAACCAATGCCTGAAGATGGAGCAATAGTAGAAGTTGCAGAAGAAGATACTGAAACAAATGGTCCTGTATCTGAACAGATGGAGGTTTATATGAGTCAAATTCATGAAAAGATTGATAACTTCACCCAGCAG GTGTCTGAACTTCTTGAATCTGGGAAATCTTTTCTTAAGGACTTGACTACTGAATTTGAAGAACGGGTGATAGC AATACACAAGGATCAGATGGAGAAATGGCAAGAAGAAATCAAGGAACTTCGCGACATTGATGCTTCAAATGAGGAAATCAATGCCCTCTTGCAAAATGCCCAGCTTTTACTTTCCCGTGTTCATAATGATCCTTGA